From Gammaproteobacteria bacterium, a single genomic window includes:
- a CDS encoding sodium-dependent transporter codes for MSTIENGFIWRSRSAFVIVAAGATLSLNDLLTFPVLAGQNGGGAFLLLYILFLFVLGLPLLMTEMMLGRLTRTDPAASLGTLSEQYKASVYWKLAGLSSMLAAFLIVATFSVIAGWSLAYSVKSMVGLFHGVTLESAKSLFDGFIIDGERMTLWHTLFIIGLVLICAQPIRQGIERITLILVPLMILLLVSGLMLGFMSSGLIPSIHYTLYADFSAMDSNTPILALQRAFYTLALGIGVMMAYGRYLPAGVSIGYSAALVIMVDLLFSIFTGLSINALMLSAGQQPGIDSQFAFRVMPVIMDQFSYGGLFSTLFFVLLTIAALTTSIALLEAPITYLQRIRSITRLRATLILGVGIWLFGLGVVLAHSVWNGEGFSLALFFGDDAIRLVNNAGFHDVLVFVSSHLIQPFVALFICLFVAWKIPREVSHKEFALVRHYSFEIWNYLVRYIVPVLLLVVILAAFGII; via the coding sequence ATGAGTACCATTGAAAACGGATTTATCTGGCGTTCACGGTCTGCATTTGTCATTGTAGCCGCCGGTGCAACGCTGAGCCTGAATGATCTGCTGACTTTCCCGGTGCTTGCAGGTCAAAACGGTGGTGGTGCTTTCCTGTTACTGTACATACTGTTTCTGTTTGTGCTGGGCCTGCCACTATTAATGACGGAAATGATGTTGGGACGGCTGACCCGTACCGACCCTGCCGCTAGTCTTGGAACGCTATCCGAACAATACAAGGCCTCGGTATACTGGAAACTCGCAGGCCTCAGCTCGATGCTCGCCGCCTTTCTGATCGTTGCCACGTTTAGCGTTATCGCAGGTTGGTCGCTTGCCTACTCGGTCAAATCGATGGTCGGTTTATTCCATGGCGTTACCCTGGAGTCCGCTAAATCCCTGTTCGATGGATTCATTATCGACGGTGAACGTATGACCCTCTGGCATACACTATTCATCATCGGCCTGGTTTTGATATGCGCGCAACCCATCAGGCAGGGCATCGAGCGTATAACACTGATTCTGGTCCCGCTTATGATTTTGCTACTGGTTTCCGGGCTCATGCTTGGTTTTATGTCATCGGGGTTGATCCCCAGTATCCATTACACGCTATATGCCGATTTTTCAGCGATGGATTCGAATACACCTATACTGGCGCTGCAGCGTGCGTTCTACACGCTGGCGCTCGGTATCGGTGTGATGATGGCCTATGGCCGCTACCTGCCCGCAGGTGTTTCGATTGGTTACTCGGCGGCCCTGGTCATTATGGTTGATTTGCTTTTTTCAATATTCACCGGCCTGTCGATAAACGCACTGATGTTATCGGCTGGGCAGCAGCCGGGAATAGACAGCCAGTTTGCCTTCAGGGTAATGCCCGTGATTATGGATCAATTCTCCTACGGAGGTCTCTTCAGTACCCTGTTCTTCGTGCTATTAACCATTGCCGCTCTGACCACGTCTATTGCATTGCTCGAGGCACCGATCACCTATTTGCAACGTATACGTTCGATTACTCGTTTGCGGGCAACGTTGATACTGGGCGTTGGAATCTGGTTGTTCGGCCTGGGTGTCGTACTGGCGCACAGCGTCTGGAACGGGGAGGGTTTTTCATTGGCATTATTTTTTGGCGATGACGCAATCCGGTTAGTAAACAATGCTGGATTTCACGACGTGTTGGTGTTTGTATCAAGCCATTTGATCCAGCCGTTTGTCGCCTTGTTTATTTGCCTGTTCGTCGCCTGGAAAATTCCGCGTGAGGTAAGCCACAAGGAATTCGCACTAGTTCGACACTACAGTTTTGAAATCTGGAACTATCTGGTGCGATACATTGTTCCAGTGCTGTTGCTGGTCGTCATACTGGCAGCTTTTGGAATTATTTGA
- a CDS encoding endonuclease/exonuclease/phosphatase family protein, with product MIKILTYNIHKGFDRYNRDFVLHRIKDHLQNAEVDVVLLQEIQGRHLHHESQISAWPDVSQFEYLADNIWPHFAYGKNAIYRKGHHGNAILSKFKIAEWSNLNLSRFKSASRSLLHGTIELPDSNGPLHLLCVHLDLIGFERKRQLRELKRYMDSSINAADPIILGGDFNDWHGGLGRTVESRLGLQEAFREKTGNYAKTFPSHWPMFRMDRIYYRGINLLDSHCMERQPWNELSDHLPLYASFAPQ from the coding sequence ATGATAAAGATATTAACCTATAACATCCACAAGGGATTCGATCGATACAACCGCGATTTTGTATTGCACAGAATCAAGGACCACCTGCAAAATGCCGAGGTTGACGTGGTGCTGCTGCAGGAGATACAGGGACGCCACCTGCATCACGAGAGCCAGATTTCGGCATGGCCGGATGTCAGTCAGTTTGAATACCTGGCAGATAATATATGGCCCCATTTCGCCTATGGTAAAAATGCAATTTACCGCAAGGGTCATCACGGAAATGCAATCTTGAGCAAGTTCAAAATTGCCGAGTGGAGCAATTTGAATCTTTCCCGTTTCAAGAGCGCCAGTCGTAGTCTGTTACATGGCACCATCGAATTACCTGACAGCAATGGACCGCTGCACCTGTTATGTGTTCACCTGGACCTGATCGGATTTGAACGCAAACGCCAGCTCCGAGAACTGAAGCGCTACATGGACTCCAGTATCAATGCCGCCGACCCGATCATCCTTGGTGGCGATTTTAACGACTGGCATGGCGGACTCGGCAGAACAGTGGAATCGCGGTTGGGTCTGCAAGAGGCGTTTCGCGAAAAGACCGGTAATTACGCCAAAACCTTCCCCTCCCATTGGCCCATGTTTCGTATGGACAGAATATACTATCGCGGAATCAATTTACTCGATTCGCACTGCATGGAACGGCAACCCTGGAATGAGCTATCGGATCATTTGCCACTCTATGCGTCTTTCGCACCTCAATAA
- a CDS encoding phosphatidylserine/phosphatidylglycerophosphate/cardiolipin synthase family protein codes for MQPGKRLFFKPDEYFDNLIRDINRAQVEIILETYIFKLDNIGNRVLSALNDAAVRGVRLQLLIDGVGSYRDSSQIAENLGSENSEVRVFHPLPWDFPVYRRALKAERWYSQVFYFIASMNHRDHRKLCLIDRKTAWLGSYNITADHENLSSPVEDDYWHDTGLRVTGSVVQLLAANFNHVWHRKTGSISQRSRHFMARDEIRRRREPRLHLQQELGLCCQRIWVTNAYFNPSNQILKILKSKAESGLSVQLIVPKRSDSVFFPLLSRSFYTDLLQSNIRVFEYGNRVLHSKTILIDKQVLIGSTNLNYRSLFHDLELDLLLDNARLVEQMQERFCNDIADSVEITLDQWQQHPWLLRLLGWLSRFLRYWM; via the coding sequence GTGCAACCCGGTAAGAGATTATTCTTCAAACCTGACGAATATTTCGACAATCTCATTCGGGATATCAATCGGGCTCAAGTCGAGATCATTCTCGAGACATACATTTTCAAGCTGGACAATATTGGCAACCGAGTATTATCTGCACTGAATGACGCCGCTGTCCGTGGCGTCAGGTTGCAGCTGTTGATTGATGGGGTTGGATCCTATCGTGATTCGAGCCAGATCGCAGAAAACCTGGGATCGGAAAATAGCGAGGTTCGTGTATTTCACCCGCTTCCCTGGGATTTTCCGGTTTATCGAAGGGCGTTGAAAGCAGAACGCTGGTACTCACAGGTTTTCTACTTTATAGCCTCGATGAATCACCGCGATCACCGTAAACTCTGTCTGATTGACCGTAAAACCGCCTGGCTGGGAAGCTACAATATTACGGCCGATCATGAAAATCTTTCATCTCCGGTAGAAGATGATTACTGGCATGATACCGGGCTGCGGGTGACCGGGTCCGTCGTGCAATTGCTGGCTGCAAATTTTAACCATGTGTGGCACCGCAAGACCGGCAGTATCAGTCAACGATCGCGACATTTTATGGCACGTGATGAAATAAGACGTCGGCGCGAGCCAAGGCTGCACCTGCAGCAGGAGCTCGGGCTATGCTGTCAACGAATATGGGTCACCAACGCCTACTTCAATCCTTCAAACCAGATCCTCAAGATTTTGAAAAGCAAGGCAGAGTCCGGTCTTTCGGTCCAGTTAATCGTACCGAAGCGGTCGGATAGTGTTTTCTTCCCCCTGTTATCACGCAGTTTTTACACGGATCTGCTACAGAGTAATATTCGCGTTTTTGAATATGGCAATCGGGTGTTGCATTCTAAGACTATACTTATTGACAAACAGGTATTGATCGGCAGTACCAACTTGAATTATCGCAGCCTGTTTCATGACCTTGAGCTTGACCTGTTGCTGGACAATGCCCGGCTGGTCGAACAGATGCAGGAAAGATTTTGTAATGATATTGCAGACAGCGTCGAAATTACGCTGGACCAATGGCAACAGCACCCATGGCTTCTCAGACTCCTGGGATGGCTATCCAGGTTTCTGCGTTATTGGATGTAG